The following are from one region of the Mycolicibacterium helvum genome:
- a CDS encoding sugar nucleotide-binding protein, with product MTELGKALRATSTAIPGLIIWDLPVHGDNRGWFKENWQREKMVAAGMPDFGPVQNNVSFNESAGTTRGIHAEPWDKYISVASGRIFGAWVDLRDGPTFGTVVTAELDPSRAVFVPQGVGNGFQTLEPNTAYTYLVNDHYSPEGIYTSLNPADATIAVDWPIPLDRAELSAKDRAQGPLSEVVPVQPRKILVIGANGQLGRALRESYAGVSHVEFVDLPDFDLTSGDLGSARPWREYDTIINAAAYTAVDVAETAEGRVAAWAANVTGVANLARVALAHRLTVVHVSTDYVFDGTATRPYREDDPMAPLGVYGQTKAAGDQIIATLDRHYILRTSWVIGEGRNFVRTMLSLADRGVDPSVVDDQLGRLTFTSELARAIRHLAESRASYGTYNMTGSGPITSWADVARRTFELAGHDPNRVSGVSTAEYFASATNPVSPRPASGVLDLTKIESTGFVPAAADETLQNYVRLETRATSAAG from the coding sequence ATGACGGAGCTCGGTAAGGCGCTGCGCGCAACCTCGACAGCCATTCCGGGACTGATCATCTGGGATCTTCCCGTCCATGGCGACAATCGCGGGTGGTTCAAGGAGAACTGGCAGCGCGAGAAGATGGTGGCCGCCGGCATGCCCGACTTCGGGCCGGTTCAGAACAATGTCTCGTTCAACGAATCGGCAGGCACCACCCGCGGCATCCACGCCGAGCCCTGGGACAAGTACATCTCTGTCGCGAGCGGGCGGATCTTCGGCGCGTGGGTAGATCTGCGGGACGGCCCGACGTTCGGGACGGTGGTCACCGCCGAACTTGATCCATCGCGTGCCGTGTTCGTGCCGCAGGGCGTCGGCAACGGATTTCAGACGCTGGAGCCCAACACCGCCTACACCTACCTCGTCAACGATCACTATTCGCCGGAGGGCATCTACACCTCGCTGAATCCGGCGGATGCGACCATCGCCGTCGACTGGCCGATTCCACTGGACCGAGCTGAGCTGTCCGCGAAAGACCGCGCCCAGGGCCCCTTGTCCGAGGTCGTTCCCGTCCAGCCGCGCAAGATCCTGGTGATCGGCGCCAACGGTCAGCTGGGTCGCGCCCTGCGCGAGTCCTACGCGGGCGTTTCGCATGTCGAGTTCGTCGACCTGCCGGACTTCGATCTCACGTCCGGCGATCTCGGTTCGGCGCGCCCGTGGCGTGAGTACGACACGATCATCAACGCCGCGGCCTACACGGCCGTGGACGTCGCCGAGACCGCCGAAGGGCGCGTCGCCGCGTGGGCCGCCAACGTCACGGGTGTCGCGAATCTAGCGCGGGTGGCGCTGGCGCACCGACTGACTGTCGTGCATGTGTCGACCGACTACGTGTTCGACGGCACCGCGACGCGGCCCTACCGCGAGGACGATCCGATGGCCCCGCTCGGTGTGTACGGACAGACGAAAGCCGCCGGCGATCAGATCATCGCAACCCTTGACCGGCACTACATCCTGCGTACCTCGTGGGTGATCGGTGAGGGGCGAAACTTCGTGCGCACCATGCTTTCTCTTGCCGACCGGGGCGTTGACCCATCGGTGGTCGACGACCAGCTCGGTCGTTTGACATTCACTTCGGAGCTGGCCCGCGCGATCCGGCACCTGGCCGAGAGCCGTGCGTCGTACGGGACGTACAACATGACTGGGTCCGGCCCGATCACCTCATGGGCCGATGTGGCACGCCGCACCTTCGAGCTGGCGGGCCACGATCCGAACAGGGTGAGCGGCGTCTCCACCGCCGAGTACTTCGCGTCGGCCACCAATCCCGTGTCGCCGCGCCCGGCCAGCGGTGTTCTCGACCTGACAAAAATCGAGTCCACCGGGTTCGTGCCCGCCGCCGCCGACGAAACACTGCAGAACTACGTGCGGCTGGAGACTCGGGCGACGTCCGCGGCAGGCTAG
- the rfbB gene encoding dTDP-glucose 4,6-dehydratase, translating to MTELLVTGGAGFIGSNFVHYAVEHTDHHITVLDKLTYAGNRESLAGLPEERVTFVHGDVANAELVDKLVASADSVVHYAAETHNDNSLDDPEPFLHTNLIGTFTLIEAVRKYGVRYHHISTDEVYGDLALDDPVRFTEASPYNPSSPYSSTKAGSDLLVRAWMRSYGLQATISNCSNNYGPYQHVEKFIPRQITNVLRGTRPKLYGEGLNVRDWIHADDHSSAVLAILEKGRIGETYLIGANGEKDNKTVVALILTILGQDADAYENVPDRTGHDLRYAIDATKLRDELGWRPRYPDFEHGLTATIEWYRNNENWWAPAKDATEAFYARLGQ from the coding sequence GTGACTGAGCTTCTCGTCACTGGAGGTGCGGGGTTCATCGGATCGAACTTCGTGCACTACGCGGTCGAGCACACCGACCATCACATCACCGTGCTGGACAAACTCACCTATGCCGGCAACCGTGAGTCGCTGGCCGGGCTGCCCGAAGAGCGGGTGACCTTCGTGCACGGCGACGTCGCCAATGCCGAGCTGGTCGACAAGTTGGTGGCCTCTGCCGATAGCGTCGTGCACTACGCCGCGGAAACCCACAACGACAATTCGCTCGATGACCCGGAGCCTTTTCTGCACACCAACTTGATCGGCACGTTCACGCTGATCGAGGCGGTCCGCAAGTACGGCGTTCGGTACCACCACATCTCGACCGACGAGGTCTATGGTGACCTGGCGCTGGACGACCCGGTCCGGTTCACCGAAGCCAGCCCGTACAACCCGTCGTCACCGTATTCGTCGACCAAGGCAGGCAGTGACCTGCTGGTGCGTGCGTGGATGCGTTCCTATGGTCTGCAAGCGACGATCTCGAACTGCTCCAACAACTATGGCCCCTACCAGCACGTCGAGAAGTTCATCCCCCGCCAGATCACCAACGTCCTGCGCGGCACCCGTCCCAAGCTGTACGGCGAAGGTCTCAACGTCCGTGACTGGATCCATGCCGACGATCATTCGTCGGCGGTGTTGGCGATCCTGGAGAAGGGCCGGATAGGCGAGACATACCTGATCGGCGCCAACGGCGAAAAGGACAACAAAACGGTCGTCGCACTGATCCTGACGATCCTGGGTCAAGACGCCGACGCCTACGAAAATGTCCCGGACCGCACCGGTCACGACCTGCGGTATGCCATCGATGCGACCAAACTGCGTGATGAGCTCGGGTGGCGGCCGCGATATCCTGACTTCGAGCACGGGCTGACGGCGACCATCGAGTGGTACCGCAACAACGAAAATTGGTGGGCGCCCGCCAAAGATGCCACCGAGGCTTTCTACGCCCGACTCGGGCAATGA
- the rfbA gene encoding glucose-1-phosphate thymidylyltransferase RfbA has translation MKGIILAGGSGTRLHPITLGVSKQLIPVYDKPMVYYPLSTLMLAGIQDILVITTPHDAESFERLLGDGSRFGVSITFAQQPSPDGLAQAFTIGADFIGGEKVALVLGDNLIYGPGMGNQLKSFTDIDGGAIFAYWVAEPSAYGVVEFDPGGMVVSLEEKPKQPKSNYAVPGLYFYDNDVVDIARDLSPSDRGEYEITDVNRAYLEQERLRVQVLPRGTAWLDTGTFDQMTDAADYVRTIERRTGLKIGVPEEIAWRQGFLTEDEMRERAEKLVKSGYGSYLLGLLERGF, from the coding sequence ATGAAGGGAATCATCCTCGCTGGCGGCTCGGGGACCCGCCTGCACCCGATCACGCTGGGTGTCTCAAAGCAGCTGATCCCGGTGTATGACAAGCCGATGGTGTACTACCCGCTGTCGACGCTGATGCTGGCGGGCATCCAGGACATCTTGGTGATCACCACACCCCACGACGCGGAGAGCTTCGAGCGGCTGCTGGGTGATGGATCTCGGTTCGGCGTGTCGATCACCTTCGCCCAACAGCCGTCGCCGGATGGGCTGGCTCAAGCGTTCACCATCGGCGCCGATTTCATCGGGGGCGAGAAGGTCGCACTGGTGTTGGGCGACAACCTGATTTATGGACCGGGAATGGGCAACCAGCTCAAGAGCTTCACCGATATCGACGGTGGCGCGATCTTCGCGTACTGGGTGGCGGAGCCGTCCGCGTACGGCGTCGTGGAATTCGACCCCGGCGGAATGGTGGTGTCGCTGGAGGAGAAGCCGAAACAACCCAAGAGTAACTACGCGGTGCCAGGGCTGTACTTCTACGACAATGACGTCGTGGATATCGCCCGTGATCTCTCGCCGAGTGATCGCGGTGAGTACGAGATCACCGATGTCAATCGCGCCTATCTGGAACAGGAACGGTTGCGGGTACAGGTGTTGCCGCGCGGCACCGCATGGCTGGACACCGGCACGTTCGACCAGATGACCGACGCGGCTGACTATGTGCGCACCATCGAACGCCGAACCGGTCTGAAGATCGGCGTTCCCGAGGAGATCGCCTGGCGACAAGGGTTTCTCACCGAGGATGAGATGCGCGAGCGCGCCGAGAAACTGGTGAAGTCGGGCTACGGCTCCTACCTGCTGGGCCTGCTGGAGCGAGGTTTCTAG